In a single window of the Papaver somniferum cultivar HN1 chromosome 8, ASM357369v1, whole genome shotgun sequence genome:
- the LOC113304965 gene encoding polyamine oxidase-like, with amino-acid sequence MGKERTQMVLVLFTVLIRFLGLYDLPQTMAGAARDPTPTVIVVGAGMSGISAAKTFSDAGIKNFLILEGTNRIGGRIKKTNFAGITVELGANWVEGVNGDEINPIWTMVNKIGLKTYYSDFNHLANHTYKQMGGVYEKSVAQQGYSAANRLSTSSQKLSVSLSRRRQTDMSILASQRLKNHVPSTPIEMAIDYYTYDYEFDSRGYESVVHYVAKQFLTTDEAGDIVDPRLVLNKAVTEIQYSKSGVVVKTEDGSVYEAEYVMVSASIGVLQTTLIDFVPDLPAWKLLAIYQFDMSIYTKIFLKFPYKFWPTGNGTEFFIHAHEKRGYYTMWQQLENEFPGANCLLVTVTDDESRRIEQQPDSETLAEIMDVLRNMFGQNIPDATDILVPKWWSDRFYKGTFSNWPIGVDQYEYDQIRAPVGRVYFTGEHTSQHYNGYVHGAYLAGIDSANILIKYTKRKKHNYKIKPKGSLVTFGTPFINTRLFNNLTKIT; translated from the exons ATGGGTAAGGAGAGAACACAAATGGTGTTGGTGCTCTTCACAGTTCTTATAAGATTTTTGGGTCTCTATGATCTGCCACAAACTATGGCAGGTGCAGCTCGAGACCCTACTCCGACTGTAATCGTGGTTGGAGCTGGCATGTCCG GGATATCGGCAGCAAAGACGTTCTCGGATGCAGGAATAAAGAATTTTTTGATACTGGAAGGAACTAATAGAATTGGTGGTCGTATCAAAAAGACTAACTTTGCAGGTATAACAGTAGAGTTGGGTGCAAACTGGGTTGAAGGGGTTAACGGAGATGAAATAAACCCCATTTGGACCATGGTGAACAAGATTGGCCTCAAAACCTACTATTCTGATTTTAACCACCTTGCGAATCATACTTACAAACAAAT GGGAGGAGTTTATGAAAAATCCGTCGCTCAACAAGGGTACAGCGCAGCAAATAGACTTTCTACATCCAGCCAAAAATTATCGGTTTCTTTGTCCAGACGAAGACAAACAGATATGTCAATCCTGGCATCCCAACGACTCAAAAACCA TGTTCCATCAACACCGATTGAGATGGCAATCGACTATTACACTTATGACTACGAGTTTG ATTCGAGGGGTTATGAGAGTGTTGTTCATTATGTTGCTAAGCAATTCCTTACTACTGATGAGGCTGGGGATATCGTTGATCCTCGACTTGTGTTGAATAAG GCTGTGACGGAGATACAATATTCAAAAAGTGGTGTCGTTGTTAAGACTGAAGATGGATCAGTGTATGAAGCTGAATATGTAATGGTTTCAGCTAGTATTGGTGTGCTGCAGACAACTCTTATTGACTTTGTGCCTGATCTACCG GCATGGAAATTGTTGGCCATATATCAGTTTGACATGTCCATCTACACCAAAATCTTCCTCAAGTTCCCTTACAAATTTTGGCCTACTGGTAATGGCACAGAATTCTTTATCCACGCTCATGAAAAACGAGGTTATTATACGATGTGGCAG CAACTAGAAAATGAGTTCCCTGGTGCAAATTGCCTCTTAGTGACAGTAACAGACGACGAGTCTAGACGGATAGAGCAACAACCAGATTCAGAGACTCTGGCCGAAATTATGGATGTCTTAAGAAACATGTTTGGGCAGAACATCCCTGATGCCACAGACATACTCGTCCCTAAATGGTGGTCTGATAGGTTTTATAAAGGAACGTTTTCCAACTGGCCTATTGGAGTTGATCAATACGAATATGATCAGATTAGG GCACCCGTTGGTAGAGTTTATTTCACGGGAGAGCATACAAGCCAGCATTACAATGGTTATGTTCACGGTGCATACCTCGCAG GTATTGATTCTGCAAATATTTTGATCAAGTATACCAAGAGAAAAAAGCATAACTACAAGATCAAGCCTAAAGGGAGTTTAGTTACATTTGGAACTCCATTTATTAATACTCGATTGTTTAATAATCTTACTAAAATAACATAA